The DNA segment CCCGGGCACATGCAGAAGCTGTAGACCGAACGACCATTCTTGGCGTGGTGCACCAGTTTGTAATCGGCGGCGCCGAGTTTCGGGTGCCCGGCGTACTTGCCCAAACGTGCGCGGTCGATCAGCGATTGCGGGTGTTCGATACGGAAACCCACCGAAAACGGCTTGGCTTCCATGAACACGCCACGGCTGTGCAACATGCGGAAAGTGTCACGGGCGCTGTGGCCGAGGGCCAGAACCACGTGCTTCGAATGCAAGGTTTCGCCGCTCGCCAGTTGCACGCCGACCAGTTGGCCTTCTTCTATCAGCACGTCGGAAACGCGCTCCTGGAAGCGCACTTCACCGCCGAGTTCGCGGATCTGCTCACGCATGTTTTCAACCATGCCGGTCAGACGGAACGTACCGATGTGCGGTTTGCTGACGTAGAGGATTTCTTCCGGCGCGCCGGCCTTGACGAACTCGTGCAGGACTTTGCGCCCGAGGAATTTCGGGTCCTTGATCTGGCTGTACAGCTTGCCGTCGGAGAACGTCCCCGCGCCGCCTTCACCGAACTGCACGTTGGACTCGGGGTTGAGCACGCTTTTGCGCCACAGGCCCCAGGTGTCTTTGGTGCGCTGACGCACTTCGGTGCCGCGTTCGAGAATGATCGGCTTGAAGCCCATCTGTGCCAGCAGCAGGCCGGCGAAAATCCCGCACGGGCCGAAACCGACGACGATCGGGCGCTGGCCCCAGTCGCTCGGTGCCTGACCGACAAACTGGTAGCTGACATCCGGCGCCACGTTGACATTGCGGTCATCGGCGAACTTGCCCAGCACCCTGGTCTCGTCGCGCAGGCTGAGGTCGATGGTGTAGATGAAACACAGCTCGGAGGATTTCTTGCGCGCGTCGTAGCTGCGCTTGAACAAGGTGAAATCGAGCAGCTCATCGCTGGCGATGCCCAGGCGTTGCACGATGGCCGCGCGCAGGTCTTCTTCGGGATGGTCGATGGGCAGCTTGAGTTCGGTGATTCGTAACATGGCGGGGATCCGGGTTCGCGGGGCGCACAACTGCGCCAGGGCGTTTGAAGGCGGCGATTATAAGCCGCAACGTCCGGATCCGCCGAGGATAATGCGCTCAGTCGTTGCGCGATCCGCCGAAATACCCGCAACCACGCTGCACCTGGCCGTCGATGCGCAACTCGGCGCTCATGTGCTGCACGCTGCCGGTGCTGCTGTCGACGCAGCGTTGCGGGGCGACCCACAATTCGATGCGCTGGTTGTTGGCTTCGCTGCTGAGGTTGAAACGACCGTCTCCGAGTTGTTCCTCGACATAAGGCACGGCCAGCGGTGGCTGACCCTCACGCTCTATGACCATGCCCTTGCCGCTGACCTTGACGTTCCACTCCGGGCCGTGGCCGGCAGCACGCAGAATCAGCAGTTTGAAATTCGGATCATCGCAAGCGGTGCCGGAGCGCTCGACCCGGTACAGCTGGGTCAGATCGAGGCGATCGCCGACGACTTTGCCGCGAACATCGGCGAACAACTTGCCTTGCTCATCGGCCAGCGTCGCGGCTTCCTGCAAAACGCTGGTGCCGCCGGTGTCATTGACCACCAACTGGCGCTGATCCTGACACGGCTGAAACACCAGCTTGCCGTCCGCCGCCGTCAGTTGCCCCTGCATTCGCGCCTGCCCGACGTGCGAAGCACTTTCGCGCTGGCCATCGAACAACTGGCAGGCGGCAAACAACGGCAGCAGGGCAACAACGATCAACGAACGGGCGACACGCATCTTTGGCTCTCCAGACAAGTGTCGCCACGTTACTGAGGGCGGCTGTCGATCACAAGGCTTGTGTGGCCACTATTGAGTCACGATTAGCGTCGATGCATAGTTTCGCCACGTAAATCAGGAAGAATTTTATGCAATGGACGTCGGCAATATTGCTGTTGACACTGGCAACATCAGGCGCAAGTCAGGCAGCCGAGATCAATCTGTCCTCGGCTACGGATTTCTCCAGAATGGAGGTGCTGCTCAAGGATGATGAAGGAGCTAATCCGGATCTCGTTCAGCTCTCGGTCACGCTTACGCCAGAAGCAACCGAGAGGATGGCGCAAATCAGTCAGGAATCGATCGGGAAGCGGTTGACGCTTTCGATCAATAACCAGCCCGTTTCGACGGCAACGGTTCACTCGGCGCTGGGGCGGCAATTCAGAGTGGCGATACCTCGGCCCGTTGCCAAAAAACTGTTGCCGACGCTGATCGAATAAACGATCAACCGACGTGAAATGTCTGACCGGTTTGCAGGCCTTCGACACTTTTGGCGTAGGCCAATGCCACGTCC comes from the Pseudomonas granadensis genome and includes:
- a CDS encoding NAD(P)/FAD-dependent oxidoreductase — translated: MLRITELKLPIDHPEEDLRAAIVQRLGIASDELLDFTLFKRSYDARKKSSELCFIYTIDLSLRDETRVLGKFADDRNVNVAPDVSYQFVGQAPSDWGQRPIVVGFGPCGIFAGLLLAQMGFKPIILERGTEVRQRTKDTWGLWRKSVLNPESNVQFGEGGAGTFSDGKLYSQIKDPKFLGRKVLHEFVKAGAPEEILYVSKPHIGTFRLTGMVENMREQIRELGGEVRFQERVSDVLIEEGQLVGVQLASGETLHSKHVVLALGHSARDTFRMLHSRGVFMEAKPFSVGFRIEHPQSLIDRARLGKYAGHPKLGAADYKLVHHAKNGRSVYSFCMCPGGTVVAATSEPNRVVTNGMSQYSRNERNANSGIVVGITPEVDYPGGPLAGIELQERLESHAFILGGSDYKAPAQLVGDFINGKPSTELGEVEPSYKPGVALGDLALALPDFAIEAIREALPAFEKQIRGYSLHDAVLTGIETRTSSPLRITRNESLQSMNVKGLFPAGEGAGYAGGILSAGVDGIRIAEAVARDILGLSD
- a CDS encoding COG3650 family protein, with protein sequence MRVARSLIVVALLPLFAACQLFDGQRESASHVGQARMQGQLTAADGKLVFQPCQDQRQLVVNDTGGTSVLQEAATLADEQGKLFADVRGKVVGDRLDLTQLYRVERSGTACDDPNFKLLILRAAGHGPEWNVKVSGKGMVIEREGQPPLAVPYVEEQLGDGRFNLSSEANNQRIELWVAPQRCVDSSTGSVQHMSAELRIDGQVQRGCGYFGGSRND